The nucleotide sequence CATTGCCAAGCAGGTCGCCATCATCGGACGAGGCACGGATCGCGTGGCCGAGCAGGAGATGCTGCAGCGCTTTCTCGGCTGGCAACTCCCGGAAGGCGTCTCCCCGCTCGACTGGACCAGCCAGAGCGACATCGCTCCCGCGCTCGGGGTTACGCGTCAACGCATCGGGCAGGTCGTCACGCAGGCCCGTCTGCGCTGGACCAAATTCCCTGCGGTCACCGGCCTGCGGGACTCCATCTATGAGCTGCTGTGTTCCGTGGGCGGCGTGGCCGTGCATCGGGAGATGATCGACTCGATTCTCGCCGCGCGCGGCTCCTCGTTTGACGACGCGCAGCGCACGCAGATGGCCTCGGTCGTGGTGCGGGCGGCCATCGAGACCGAGCGCCACCAGAAGGAGCCCCGTTTTCAAGAATTCCGCAGCGACGGCCATATCTACATTGCGGTCGCGCCCGAGCTGAAAGCGTTCGCACAAAAGCTAGGCAGCGCGGCCGACGAACTCGCTGCCCAGGATCCCCTGCCGAGCCCGCCGAGCGTCATCACAGCGCTGCGGGCGATCCCTGTTCCCGACTTGCCGGAGCAGGTCGCTCCCATGTCGGACAATCGTCTCTGCCAGCTCGGTGCCGCCGCGTCGAAGCGCGCCGCCCTTTCCAGTCGCCGTGAGATCTACCCCGTCGACCTCGCGCCCGAGCGCTCCCTCACGCTGGCGCAAAATGCCTTCTTTGGTGGATTGCTTACGGTGGCCGAGCTTCGCAGCCGAATTGCTGCCCGCTACTCGCAGGCCGCCCCGCTGCCCGACCGACCCGAGCTCGACAAACTCATCACCTCGCTCGGCATCGAACTGACGTGGAACCCCGCCGCGGCCGACGGGCAGGGAGCCTACGAAATCCCCGGCGTGGAGAAGGGCACCGGTGATTACACCTCCGAGACCCTGACCGAGCGCTACCAGACCCGCCTGTCGGCGGCCCGGCCGGGTGATGTCTCTCCCCAGATCGCCGAGGCGCGAAACCTTGAGGGCAAGCTCACTCATGCCGCCAAGCACGGGGCCTTTCTCACGCTCGCGGTGCCTCCGGGCCTGCTCAAGCGGGCCGAGGAGGAATTGTCGGATCGTTTCCCCGTCGAAATCTGTGACCTCGATGCGGTGTTTCTTTCGCAAATGAAGCAGGAGGCGCAGCGCGGCGGGGCGGATTGGCAGATTGTCTTGCAGGCCGATGCGGCTGCGCCCGACTCCCTCGCGTGGAAAAACCTCAATGTGCTGATCGATCGCTGCATTCCCGCGCTCAAGACCGCCATGCGCTCGCCGCAGAAGACGAAGCTCCTGATCAATCCCGGTCTGCTGGCCCGCTACGACCGCATGAACGTGCTCGCCGAACTGGCCGGCGAAGTCGGGCGGACCGACGGCGTTCAGGGTATCTGGGTGCTGCTGCCGGCCAGCGATCAGAACCCGCTGCCGACGCTCAACCAACGGGCGATTCCCATGGTCACGGGCAATGCGGCCCAGCATGTGCGACTCAACGACGCGTGGCTGTCCAACAAGCATCGCGGCTGATTCCGAATTTAGACTCCCATGATCACCTCCAAACCCCTCTTATCGGCCCTCAAAGCCCAGGTCTCCGCGCTGGAGGATGACCTGCGGACCCGTTGCGCGGACGACAAGGCGATTGATGCGCCGTTGCGGGCGCAGTATGACGCGGCCAAGGCGCGGAAACGCACGGCGATCACCTATGCCGCGTGGCGGGATGAACAGCTCACGCAAGTGGCGGTGGCGTGGGTGCTCGCCTGCGTGTTTGTGCGCTTTCTGGAGGACAACGAACTGGTCGAGGTGCCGCGCCTCGCGGGGCCAGGGGCGCGTTTAAAGCGGGCTGAGGACGAGCATGAACTCTTCTTTCGCCAGCACCCCACGTCGACCGAGCGGGAGTATCTGGAAACGGTGTTCAACGACGTCGGCCGCCTGCCCGGCATGGTGGAGTTTTTTGACCGGCGGCACAACCCGCTGTGGTTGGTGGCGCCCTCGGGTGACGCCGCGGAGGCCTTGGTCACGTTCTGGCGGCGCACCGACGAGACAACCGGGGCGCTGGCCTTTGACTTCACCGACCCCGTGTGGAACACCCGATTTCTGGGCGACCTTTACCAGGACCTGTCGGAGGCGGCGCGGAAGAAATACGCGCTGTTGCAGACGCCCGATTTTATTGAGGAATTCATCCTCGATCGCACGCTCACGCCGGCGATCGAGACCTTTGGTTATAAGGAGGTGCGGCTCATCGACCCGACCTGCGGTTCGGGTCACTTCCTGCTCGGGGCCTTTGATCGCCTCTTCCGCCTGTGGCAAAAACACCAGCCGCAGGAGAACCCGCGGGTGCTCGCGCAAAAGGCGCTCGATGGCGTTTACGGCGTGGATCTGAATCCCTTCGCCGTGGCCATCGCCCGGTTCCGTTTGCTGCTCGTGGCGCTCAAGGCCTGCGGCATCACGCGACTCAAAAACGCGCCGGCGTTTTCCATCCACCTCGCGGCGGGCGATTCGCTGCTGCACGGCCGCCGCTTCGATCAGTTTGAACTGCAAGGCGCTCAGCAACGGACCTTCGATACCGAAGAGATGTTTAAGGATGAACTGAAGCACCACTACGAAGTCGAGGATGGCGAAGCGCTGCATCGAATTCTCGGCCAGCAATACCACGCCGTGGTCGGCAATCCACCCTACATCACGGTGAAGGACCGGGCGGTGAGCGCGCTGTATCGAGACCGCTACCCCTCGTGCCACGGCAAGTATTCGCTCTCCGTGCCCTTCATGGAGCGCTTCTTCGACCTCACGGTCAAAGGCGATGGTTCTCCGCATCAGAAGACGGCCGGATTTGTGGGTCAGATCACAGGGAACGCCTTCATGAAGCGTGAATTTGGTAAGAAACTTATCGAGGACTACCTCCCGCGTTGGGACCTCACGCACGTCATCGATACTGCCGGGGCCTATATCCCCGGTCACGGCACGCCGACGGTTATTCTTGTTGGGAAAAATCAGTCACCCGTAAGTAGCACCGTCCGCACTGTGCTCGGCATTGCGGGAGAACCAGTGACTCCCGCCAATCCTGCGCAGGGCCTTGTTTGGCAGGCCATTGTTAGCCAAATAGACCAGCCAGGAAGCGTGAGTGAGTGGATGAGCGCCGGCGACTCACCACGTGCGAATTTTCATCGCCATCCGTGGAGTATAGGTGGCGGCGGTGCCGCAGAATTGAAAGAACTGCTCGAACGAGCAAAAGACCATGAACTCGGGGAGCTTACCGTAAGTTCCGGTTTTGGCTCGATTGTGGGCGAGGATGACGCGTTCATTTTTCCGCAGAGATCACAACAAGCTCAACGGCTGTCGCGGAAAATTCGCAGAATGTTCGTGGAAGGAGATACAATTCGAGATTGGTCCATCAACTCAGACTTAGAGTGCCTTTTCCCATACGACGATCATATCAACATTGTCACCGATTCTGAGATTCTAAATTTTCTCTGGTCCCTGCGTGCAGTCCTTGAGCAGCGCCGAGATTTCAGCAAACGAACATACCGTGAATGCGGTCGCCCTTTTTGGGAGTATCATCAAATCCCGGTGGAGCGAAATCGCGCGACTAGGCGAATCGCATACGCGTTTGTAGCTACACATAACGAGTTCGTCTTTGATGTAGGCAGTAAGGTGTTCAAGCAGTCAGCGCCGATCATCAACCTCACAACCGACGCGTCGGATGCTCTCCATCGAGAACTAGTCGGATTGCTGAATAGTTCGACCGCGTGCTTTTGGCTCAAACAAGTGGCTCACAATAAGGGGAGCACGGTTGATCAAAGGGGAGCACGGCAGCGCACGGCTGCCTTTGAAGATTTCTACGAATTCACTTCCACGCAAATGGCGAGTTTTCCCATCCCCGCGCACCAGCCTACACAGCTCCCCACCGCGCTCGTCCAAACCAGCACGGCCATGCAGGAGCAGGCACCGGCGGCGACGCTGGCGGTGTGGAGCGGCCCGGAAAGCGGAGATCTGCACGCGAGACTGGCAAGCGCCCGCGAGACTTGGACCGGCCAGCGTCGCCAGCTCATCGCCTACCAAGAGGAACTGGATTGGCAGATCTACCACGCTTACGGACTCATCAGCGATGCAGACAACTTGCTGTGGCCGGAGGATCGGCTGGACGAACTGCCGCCCTTGGAGTTGGGCGAGCGCACGTTTGAGATCTTTATGGCGCGGCAGATGGCGCGGGGCACGCTCAATACCACGTGGTTCGATCGTCATGCTGGGGCTGGCTCCCGAGCCATCACCGAACCGCCGTCGCATTGGCCGGACGACTACACGGCGCTCTATCATCGGCGCCACGTCGCGATCCAAGAGAACCCGAATCTCAAGCTCATCGAACAACCGGAATACAAGCGGCGGTGGAATACCAAACCATGGGACGAGCAATGGACCGAGGCCGCGCGTGAGTGGATGCTCGCCCGGCTGGAAGGTTACTTCCACGAGGGCCAGCGCGTCTGCGATCTCGCGGGTTCGTTTGTGCCGGCGAACCACGGTTTCGCGGCGGCGTCGGGTCCGCATCTGGTGACCCTCAATCAACTGGCGGATGTCGTGCAGTCCGATGCGACCTTCCTGATGGTCGCGGAATGCTACCTTGATCGCAGCGGGTTCTCCGTGCCCAAGCTTTTGCGTGAACTCGTCGACACGGCGGTTGTGCCCAATTTACCGATACACCGTTACAAGCCGTCGGGTCTGCGCAAGCGCGAGGACTGGGAATCGACGTGGGCGGCGCAGCGTCGCGAGGACGTCGTCGAGGCCACGGTGCGCGAGGACAACGCCGGGATGCTCGAGCCCGAGTTGAAGACGCTCGTTCGCCAGACGCAGCTCAAGCAGGTGGGCGACATCCCGGTGCCGCCCAAATACGCCAGCAAGGATTTCAAGAAACCGGCGTTCTGGAAACTGCGCGGCAAACTCGATGTGCCCAAGGAGCGTTGGATCGTCTACGCGGGCGCCGAGCGCGACGGTGATCCGTCACCGGTGATCGCGTGGGCCGGCTGGAATCACCTCCAGCAGGCGCAGGCCCTGGCGGAGTATTACCTCGACGCCAAAACCAACCAAGGGTGGGAGGTCTCCAAGCTGCAACTCCTGCTCGCGGGCTTGATCGACCTACTGCCGTGGCTCCAGCAATGGCACAACGCCGTCGACCCCGATCTGGGCTCCGGCCTGGGTGACTATTTCCGCAACTTCGTCGAAGAAGAATGCCGCACCCACAACCTCACCTTCGATCAAGTGAACACCGCCCGTTTTGAGGTGATGGCTGAAGACTGATCGTCCCCTATTTTTACCGACCCCGTTTTCCCATGACCTTCATCAAAGACCTCATCCAGATCCCGGACCACGTGGGCAAGGGCGACTTTGTCCTGCGCCTCTCCGAGGGCGTCACCGATCCCGCGGGCACGGTGCGGCACTACCAAGTCACGCCGCAGTTGGTGAAGTGTTTCGACGAAGCGCTCAAGCTGGTGAAGGGCGCGCTGACCGGGTCGACGAGTCGGGCGGCCTACCTGCACGGCAGCTTCGGTAGTGGTAAGAGTCACTTCATGGCGATCCTTCACCTGCTGCTGCAGGAGGATCCCCACGCCCGATCGATTCCCGAACTGGCCGACGTCATCGCCAGCCACAATGCGTGGACGCAGGGGAAGAAGTTGATGCTCGTGCCCTATCACCTCATCGGGGCCAAGAATCTCGAATCCGCCATCCTCGGTGGTTACGCCGCTCACATCCACCGGAACTTCCCGGACGCCCCCACGCCAGCGGTGTTTAAGTCCGAAGGGTTGTTGGCCAATGGAGAGCAGATTCGCGAAGGGTTGGGCGACGAGAAGTTTTTCGCCAAGCTCAACGCCACGACGTCCTCGGGAGGAACCGAAGGCGGTGGCGGTTGGGGGAACATCTCGGCCACGTGGACCGCGACCACCTACGATGCAGCACGACACAGCTCGCCGACCGCTGAGGCGCACCGCCGACTGGTGCGAGATCTGGTGGAGACGCACCTGCCCGCGATGCGCAATACCGACGAGTTTGTGGATCTCGACGACGGCCTCGCCATCATGAGTGCCCACGCCAAGGAGATTGGCTACGACGGGCTCATCCTCTTCCTCGATGAGTTGATTCTATGGCTGGCCAGCTACGCCGCCGATCCTGTCTTTGTGAGCCGGGAGGGCCAGAAGGTCGTGAAATTGGTGGAGTCGGAGCGAGCGGATCGGCCGGTGCCGGTCATCAGCTTTGTGGCGCGTCAGCGAGACTTGCGCGATCTCGTAGGCCAACACGTGACCGGAGCGGAGCGCCTGGCCTTTGCCGATGTGCTCAACCACCACGACGGCCGCTTCGGCGTGATCAAGCTGGAGGATCGCAACCTGCCGGCCATCGCTGCCAAGCGCATCCTGGCTCCGATCGACGACACCGCGCGATTGACGCTCGATGATGAGTTCAACCGCACCGCGCAGGTGCGGGAAGAGGTCATGAACACGTTGCTCACCCGCACGGGCAACAAAGACGATTTTCGCAAGCTGTATCCCTTCAGCCCCGCGCTGGTGGAAACGCTGGTGGCGGTGTCCTCGGTGCTGCAACGCGAGCGCACCGCGCTCAAGGTGATGGCCCTGCTCATGGTCGAGCAACGGGAGACACTGCAGCTCGGGCAAATCGTGCCGGTGGGCGATCTCTTCGACCAAGTGTCGCAGGGCGACGAAGCGTTCAGCGCCGACATGAAGATCCACTTCGAGAACGCGCACCGTCTCTACGAACTGCACCTCAAGCCGCTGCTGGAAAAGGAACACGACCTATCGTTTGAGCAGGCGGCCGAACTGCCGTTTGACGATTCCAAGCGGCGGGCGCTGCGCAACGATGACCGGCTCATGAAGACGCTGCTGCTCGCGGCGCTGGTGCCGGAAGTCGAAGCGCTCAAGGCCATGACCCCGGGCCGACTGGCGGCGCTCAATCACGGCACCATCAAGTCGCCGATCCCCGGGCAGGAAGGCGCGACCGTGCTCAACAAATTCAAGAAATGGGCGGCGGCGGCGGGACAGATCAAGATCCGTGAAAGCGCGGGCGGCGCCCCTACAATCTCGCTGCAACTCTCGGGCGTCGATGCGGAGCAAATTCTGGCGCAGGCCGAATCGGTCGACAATCCCGGCAACCGGATTCGCAAGCTCAAGGAATTGCTCTTCGAGCAGATGGGCGTGGCGGGGCAGGACGAGTTGTTCTTCCGCCACAAGTTTCGCTGGAAAGGCACGGAACGGGAATGCGATCTGCACTTCGGCAATCTGCGGGAGTTTGCGGATGAAACGATCCAGTCGGACGGGGAGACCTGGAAGCTGCTGATCGACTATCCCTTCGACCAATCCGGGCACAGCGTGCGGGACGACCTGGCCCGCATGGAGAAGTTTCAGGAAGAGAACGGAGCCTCGCGCACGATGTGCTGGTTACCGTCGTTCTTCGGGCACGAAGTGCAGAAGTCACTCGGCGTGTTTGTGCGGCTGGAGCAGATCCTGAAGGACAACCAGTTCCCCAACTTCGTGCAGCACCTGAATCAGGTCGATCGCGACAATGCCCGGGGGCAGCTGGAGAATCAGCGCAGCCAGTTGAAAACCCAGCTCATGGCGCAGCTCGAAATGGCCTATGGTCTGCGAACGGGCGGCGAGGACTATCTGGATCCCAGCAACTCGCTGGAGCCGGCGGAGCAATTTCTCTCGCTCGATCCTGCGGTCCAATTGCAACCGCCGGTGGCGGCCAACATGGCCGATGGCGTGGTCCGCTTGCTGGAACAAGCTCTGGGCGCGCAATACCCCGGTCACCCGAATTTTGAAGACGATGCCGGGCTTACGAAGGGCGGTCTCGCCAAGGTGTTGGAGGTCGTGCGCACGGCGGTGCAAAACCCGGAGCCCAGTATCGTGGTCGAGCAGTCCCTACGGAAGCCCATCCTGCGCGTGGCGGTGCCGCTGAAGTTTGGCGAGATGGGCGAGATGCGCTTTCAAATCGGTGACCACTGGAAGAAGCACTTCATCAAACAACAGGCCCAGTCGACCACACCGCTGAGCGTGGGCAAGCTGCGCAAGTGGATCGACCTCCCGCTGGCGATGGGCCTGCCCGCCATGGTGCAGGATCTGGTGATTCTGGCCTATGCCGAGCAGACCAATCGGGTATTCAAACTCCATGGCGCTTCCGTGGGAGGAGGAATCGGCGACCTGCCCGACGAAATGGTGCTCGAGGAAGTCGCGCTGCCGGCGGAAGGCATTTGGACGGCGGCCTGTGAGCGGGCCAAATCACCATTTGGCCTTTCTTCCTCGCCTCTGCTCAACGCGACCAACCTCGACACGCTGGCCAAGAATTTGGTTGAAATGGTGACCAAGCTATCGCCCGAGACGGCGGCCCTCGTTAGGCAGCTGACCAAAGCGAAGGAGGAGCACTTTCCTAGAATGGAAAGCTGCACGCGGCTTGATACGATCAAGGAGGCGGACGCTTTGTTGAAGGGACTGGGGCAGGCCTCAGGCAATGAAATCATAAAGCGGCTCGCCGGGGTCACCCTGCAGTCGAGCAGCGTCGCGCTCGCAAAGAGTATGTTCAGCGCGGACGAGGTAATCCAGGCGCTTGCAGGAGCAGACTGGAAAATATTCCAAGGCATCCGTGCGCTCACGGATGAGCGTAAGGCCTCCGCCGCGGCGGTGTGGCGGGACTTGGAAACGGCCATCGCGAGCGATGAATACGCCATCGCCCTCGGCCCTAAACTGGCGCTGCTGAAGGCGCGAGCTATCGACCTGCTGACGAAGCCGACGGCGACCCCGCCGCCACCGCCACCGCCCCCGACGGCGCAGACCAAACCCGTGGGCAAACTCAAGGCGCTGTATGGACGCAGCCAGGCCGAAGGGGATGGGTTGCCGGAATGGGTCGAGGATCCCACGGAGATCCTAACCGTGCATATGTTCGGCGCGGCGCCAGGGGAGTGGAACTCCTTGTTGGTGGTTACACCCACCTTGAAAGCCCTGATCGAGCTCGACCCGCAGGCGGAGGTGGATCTGGCAAAGAAAACTCTAAAACTCCCGCGCTTTGGGCAGACGCTCAGCCTGAGCGTGAAACCCGAACATCTGGCGTAGCGTAATATGACGACTGTCACAGCAGGCCAGATACGTGCACAAGTTGCGGGGTTGCGGAAGAAGGTCCGCAACGGGGCGACTGCGTTTGCGCTGCGCGTGAATGGAACGTGGACCGGCCCGGATCACATGGAGATCGACGGCACCGCGCACCTCATTCGTTCGTGTGCCTCGGATCTGCAGGCCCGTGAAGCGTTGCACGATGCCACCGAGAAACAGTCGCCAATTATCCTGCTCTGTTCGATCGCGTCGGATCGACTGGGGGAGGACGTAATCGCCCGCTTTGCGCGCAACCGCGTGCTGGCGCCCGACGCGGGTGAAATCCTGACCGAGCTCTTCGCAGCCAGCATTATCGACCCGCGTGTTCTGGCCACGAAACCGTTGGTGGAAGCGCTGCTCAACCGGGTGCCGCTGAGTGGTTACCGACCCGTGGGCGGAGGCACGTTGGATTTGCAGCACGCGTGGTCGGTGCTGATCGAGCAGGCCACCGGCAGTTCGTTTGCGGATCCGAGT is from Synoicihabitans lomoniglobus and encodes:
- the pglX gene encoding BREX-2 system adenine-specific DNA-methyltransferase PglX, translating into MITSKPLLSALKAQVSALEDDLRTRCADDKAIDAPLRAQYDAAKARKRTAITYAAWRDEQLTQVAVAWVLACVFVRFLEDNELVEVPRLAGPGARLKRAEDEHELFFRQHPTSTEREYLETVFNDVGRLPGMVEFFDRRHNPLWLVAPSGDAAEALVTFWRRTDETTGALAFDFTDPVWNTRFLGDLYQDLSEAARKKYALLQTPDFIEEFILDRTLTPAIETFGYKEVRLIDPTCGSGHFLLGAFDRLFRLWQKHQPQENPRVLAQKALDGVYGVDLNPFAVAIARFRLLLVALKACGITRLKNAPAFSIHLAAGDSLLHGRRFDQFELQGAQQRTFDTEEMFKDELKHHYEVEDGEALHRILGQQYHAVVGNPPYITVKDRAVSALYRDRYPSCHGKYSLSVPFMERFFDLTVKGDGSPHQKTAGFVGQITGNAFMKREFGKKLIEDYLPRWDLTHVIDTAGAYIPGHGTPTVILVGKNQSPVSSTVRTVLGIAGEPVTPANPAQGLVWQAIVSQIDQPGSVSEWMSAGDSPRANFHRHPWSIGGGGAAELKELLERAKDHELGELTVSSGFGSIVGEDDAFIFPQRSQQAQRLSRKIRRMFVEGDTIRDWSINSDLECLFPYDDHINIVTDSEILNFLWSLRAVLEQRRDFSKRTYRECGRPFWEYHQIPVERNRATRRIAYAFVATHNEFVFDVGSKVFKQSAPIINLTTDASDALHRELVGLLNSSTACFWLKQVAHNKGSTVDQRGARQRTAAFEDFYEFTSTQMASFPIPAHQPTQLPTALVQTSTAMQEQAPAATLAVWSGPESGDLHARLASARETWTGQRRQLIAYQEELDWQIYHAYGLISDADNLLWPEDRLDELPPLELGERTFEIFMARQMARGTLNTTWFDRHAGAGSRAITEPPSHWPDDYTALYHRRHVAIQENPNLKLIEQPEYKRRWNTKPWDEQWTEAAREWMLARLEGYFHEGQRVCDLAGSFVPANHGFAAASGPHLVTLNQLADVVQSDATFLMVAECYLDRSGFSVPKLLRELVDTAVVPNLPIHRYKPSGLRKREDWESTWAAQRREDVVEATVREDNAGMLEPELKTLVRQTQLKQVGDIPVPPKYASKDFKKPAFWKLRGKLDVPKERWIVYAGAERDGDPSPVIAWAGWNHLQQAQALAEYYLDAKTNQGWEVSKLQLLLAGLIDLLPWLQQWHNAVDPDLGSGLGDYFRNFVEEECRTHNLTFDQVNTARFEVMAED